The Pseudomonas sp. R4-35-07 nucleotide sequence ATGGACCATCAGAGCTTGATGGCCGCGATGCTGCATGACGTGATCGAAGACACCGGCATCGCCAAGGAAGCGCTCAGCGCGCAATTTGGCGAAACCGTGGCCGAGCTGGTCGACGGGGTCAGCAAACTGACCCAGATGAACTTCGAGACCAAGGCCGAAGCCCAGGCGGAAAACTTCCAGAAGATGGCCATGGCCATGGCCCGCGATATCCGCGTGATCCTGGTCAAGCTGGCCGATCGACTGCACAACATGCGCACGTTGGAAGTGCTCTCCGGCGAAAAACGCCGGCGAATCGCCAAGGAAACCCTGGAAATCTACGCGCCCATCGCCAACCGGCTGGGCATGCACGCCATTCGTATCGAGTTCGAAGACCTCGGTTTCAAGGCCATGCACCCGATGCGCTCGGCGCGCATCTACCAGGCGGTCAAGCGCGCCCGGGGCAACCGCAAGGAAATCGTCAACAAGATCGAAGAGTCCCTGAGCCATTGCCTGGCGATCGACGAGATCGAAGGCGAAGTCAGCGGACGGCAGAAACACATCTACGGCATCTACAAGAAGATGCGCGGCAAGCGTCGGGCCTTCAACGAGATCATGGACGTGTATGCGTTCCGGATCATCGTCGACAAGGTCGACACCTGCTACCGCGTACTGGGCGCTGTACATAATTTGTACAAACCGCTGCCGGGGCGCTTCAAGGATTACATCGCGATTCCCAAGGCCAACGGCTATCAGTCGCTGCATACCACGTTGTTCGGTATGCACGGCGTGCCGATCGAGATCCAGATCCGCACCCGCGAAATGGAAGAGATGGCCAACAACGGCATCGCTGCCCATTGGCTGTACAAATCCAGCGGCGATGAGCAGCCCAAAGGCACCCATGCCCGTGCCCGCCAGTGGGTCAAGGGCGTGCTGGAAATGCAGCAACGTGCCGGCAACTCCCTGGAATTCATCGAAAGCGTGAAGATCGACCTGTTCCCGGACGAGGTCTACGTGTTCACGCCCAAAGGCCGGATCATGGAGCTGCCCAAGGGCTCCACGGCGGTCGACTTTGCCTACGCCGTGCATACCGATGTGGGCAACAGCTGTATCGCCTGTCGGATCAATCGTCGTCTCGCGCCGCTGTCCGAACCGCTGCAAAGCGGCTCCACGG carries:
- the spoT gene encoding bifunctional GTP diphosphokinase/guanosine-3',5'-bis pyrophosphate 3'-pyrophosphohydrolase; protein product: MPSIDALADRLSAYLGPDQVNLVRRAYFYAEQAHDGQRRRSGEAYVTHPLAVANILADMHMDHQSLMAAMLHDVIEDTGIAKEALSAQFGETVAELVDGVSKLTQMNFETKAEAQAENFQKMAMAMARDIRVILVKLADRLHNMRTLEVLSGEKRRRIAKETLEIYAPIANRLGMHAIRIEFEDLGFKAMHPMRSARIYQAVKRARGNRKEIVNKIEESLSHCLAIDEIEGEVSGRQKHIYGIYKKMRGKRRAFNEIMDVYAFRIIVDKVDTCYRVLGAVHNLYKPLPGRFKDYIAIPKANGYQSLHTTLFGMHGVPIEIQIRTREMEEMANNGIAAHWLYKSSGDEQPKGTHARARQWVKGVLEMQQRAGNSLEFIESVKIDLFPDEVYVFTPKGRIMELPKGSTAVDFAYAVHTDVGNSCIACRINRRLAPLSEPLQSGSTVEIVSAPGARPNPAWLNFVVTGKARTHIRHALKLQRRSESISLGERLLNKVLNGFDSALDKVPQERVQAMLHEYRQETIEDLLEDIGLGNRMAYVVARRLLGEGEQLPSPEGPLAIRGTEGLVLSYAKCCTPIPGDPIVGHLSAGKGMVVHLDNCRNISEIRHNPEKCIQLSWAKDVTGEFNVELRVELEHQRGLIALLASSVNAADGNIEKISMDERDGRISVVQLVVSVHDRVHLARVIKKLRALTGVIRITRMRA